In a single window of the Candidatus Rokuibacteriota bacterium genome:
- a CDS encoding HIT family protein, whose amino-acid sequence MADCVFCMIRDGKIPSAKVYDDERTLAFMDINPLTRGHCLVVTKAHAATLYDAEVEDIKAAVATAKKVAGALRKALSPDGLNMLQANGAAAFQSVPHLHLHLIPRWTNDGKGFDWKLVPGQREQIMKVGEKVRAALGGQG is encoded by the coding sequence ATGGCCGACTGCGTCTTCTGCATGATCCGGGACGGGAAGATTCCGTCCGCGAAGGTCTACGACGACGAGCGGACGCTCGCCTTCATGGACATCAACCCGCTCACCCGGGGGCACTGCCTCGTCGTCACCAAGGCGCATGCGGCGACGCTCTACGACGCGGAGGTGGAGGACATCAAGGCCGCCGTCGCCACCGCGAAGAAGGTCGCCGGGGCGCTGCGGAAAGCGCTCAGCCCCGACGGGCTCAACATGCTGCAGGCCAACGGCGCCGCCGCGTTCCAGTCGGTCCCGCATCTGCACCTGCACCTGATCCCGCGGTGGACGAACGACGGCAAGGGGTTCGACTGGAAGCTGGTGCCGGGGCAGCGCGAGCAGATCATGAAGGTCGGCGAGAAGGTGCGCGCCGCGCTGGGAGGCCAGGGATGA
- a CDS encoding branched-chain amino acid aminotransferase → MSDAIRIVKATTHKPKPKDSDLGFGTLFTDHMFVADFQEKKGWYDPRIEPYGPIPLDPAAAVLHYAQAIFDGLKAFRGADGKVRLFRPQKHVQRMNHSAAQMCIPPLDPELALRSLVTLVGIERDWVPKTVGTSLYVRPTIIASEAFLGVRPAKSYIYFVILSPVGAYYPEGMAPVKIRVEEKHVRAVEGGLGSAKTGANYAASLMAGEEAKHEGFTQVLWLDGVHRKYIDEVGTMNIMVKIAGEVITPALGGTILPGVTRDSALTLLRDWGAEVSERQISIDEVVTAHKAGTLEEVFGTGTAAVISPVGELSYKGHRMVVGGGTIGPTTQKLYDAIVGIQYGTAPDPHGWTLEV, encoded by the coding sequence ATGTCCGACGCGATCAGGATCGTCAAAGCGACGACGCACAAGCCCAAGCCGAAGGACTCGGATCTGGGCTTTGGGACCCTCTTTACCGATCACATGTTCGTCGCCGACTTCCAGGAGAAAAAGGGGTGGTACGACCCGCGGATCGAGCCGTACGGTCCGATCCCGCTCGATCCGGCCGCGGCGGTGCTGCACTACGCCCAGGCGATCTTCGACGGGCTCAAGGCCTTTCGCGGGGCGGACGGCAAGGTGCGGCTCTTCAGGCCGCAGAAGCACGTGCAGCGCATGAACCATTCTGCGGCGCAGATGTGCATCCCGCCTCTCGATCCGGAGCTGGCGCTTCGCTCGCTCGTGACCCTGGTCGGGATCGAGCGCGACTGGGTGCCGAAGACGGTCGGCACCTCGCTGTACGTCCGTCCGACCATCATCGCGAGCGAGGCTTTCCTCGGGGTGCGCCCGGCGAAGTCGTACATCTACTTCGTCATCCTCTCGCCGGTGGGCGCCTACTACCCCGAGGGCATGGCGCCGGTGAAGATCCGCGTCGAGGAGAAGCACGTGCGCGCCGTCGAGGGCGGTCTGGGCAGCGCCAAGACCGGCGCCAACTACGCCGCGAGCCTTATGGCGGGCGAAGAGGCGAAGCACGAGGGCTTCACGCAGGTCCTGTGGCTGGACGGCGTGCACCGCAAGTACATCGACGAGGTCGGGACCATGAACATCATGGTCAAGATCGCCGGCGAGGTGATCACGCCCGCGCTCGGCGGGACCATTCTGCCGGGCGTGACGCGCGACTCGGCGCTCACGCTGCTCCGCGACTGGGGCGCCGAGGTCAGCGAGCGCCAGATTTCCATCGACGAGGTTGTGACGGCCCACAAGGCGGGCACGCTCGAGGAGGTCTTCGGGACGGGCACGGCGGCCGTGATCTCGCCGGTTGGCGAGCTCTCCTACAAGGGCCACCGCATGGTCGTCGGCGGCGGGACGATCGGGCCGACCACCCAGAAGCTCTACGACGCCATCGTCGGCATCCAGTACGGCACTGCGCCGGATCCACACGGCTGGACGCTGGAGGTCTAG
- a CDS encoding methylmalonyl-CoA mutase family protein, with protein MAEGRERWEKETYGPFVDGSPERVVPYESLSGIPIQPLYTPEDLQGWRYEDKLGYPGEFPYTRGPYPSMYRGKLWTMRMFAGFGRPKDTNVRFKYLLEQGQTGLSTAFDMPALMGYDADHARARGEVGREGVSVSTLADFEELFRDIPLDRVTTSMTINCTASVALAMYLALADKQGVSWEQIGGTMQNDMLKEFIAQKEWISPPESAVRIVVDTIEFCSQHVPKFNPVSISGYHIREAGSTAVQELAFTLADGFGYVEACVARGLDVDSFAPRLSFFFDIHNDFFEEIAKLRAARRIWATVMRERFGAKKAESMRLRTHTQTAGVSATAQQPLNNIARVAIQALAAVLGGAQSLHTNSFDEVLALPTEEAVTVALRTQQIIAEETGAPLTIDPLGGAYFLERLTDQMEEQAMGYIRKIDEMGGIVRAIDSGYPQREIADAAYRYQIMDDRGRKVVVGVNKYVMADEKPVEFLKLDEAIEREQVESVRATKASRDTARVEKRLKQLADACRGGRNVMPVLVDAVKDYVSLGEISDVYRQVFGLYREPIIF; from the coding sequence AAGCTCGGGTACCCGGGCGAGTTCCCCTACACTCGCGGGCCGTACCCGTCCATGTATCGCGGCAAGCTCTGGACCATGCGGATGTTCGCGGGCTTCGGGAGGCCCAAGGACACCAACGTCCGGTTCAAGTACCTCCTCGAGCAGGGGCAGACGGGCCTCAGCACCGCCTTCGACATGCCCGCCCTCATGGGCTACGACGCCGATCATGCGCGCGCCCGCGGCGAAGTGGGGCGCGAGGGCGTCTCGGTCTCGACGCTCGCCGATTTCGAAGAGCTCTTCCGCGACATCCCGCTCGACCGGGTCACGACGTCGATGACCATCAACTGCACGGCCTCCGTGGCCCTCGCCATGTACCTGGCGCTGGCCGACAAGCAGGGCGTGTCGTGGGAACAGATCGGCGGCACCATGCAGAACGACATGCTCAAGGAGTTCATCGCGCAGAAGGAGTGGATCTCGCCGCCGGAGTCGGCGGTGCGCATCGTGGTGGATACGATCGAGTTCTGCTCGCAGCACGTGCCGAAGTTCAATCCGGTCTCGATCTCGGGCTACCACATCCGCGAGGCGGGCTCGACGGCCGTCCAGGAGCTCGCCTTCACGCTCGCCGACGGCTTCGGGTACGTGGAGGCGTGTGTCGCGCGGGGGCTCGACGTGGACAGCTTCGCGCCGCGCCTGTCGTTCTTCTTCGACATCCACAACGACTTCTTCGAAGAGATCGCAAAGCTGCGGGCGGCGCGCCGCATCTGGGCGACGGTGATGCGAGAGCGGTTCGGGGCGAAGAAGGCCGAGTCCATGCGGCTCCGGACCCACACGCAGACGGCCGGGGTGTCGGCCACGGCCCAGCAGCCGCTCAACAACATCGCGCGCGTTGCGATCCAGGCGCTGGCGGCGGTCCTCGGAGGCGCGCAGTCGCTGCACACCAACTCCTTCGACGAGGTGCTGGCTCTGCCCACCGAGGAGGCCGTGACCGTGGCGCTGCGCACCCAGCAGATCATCGCCGAGGAGACGGGCGCGCCGCTCACGATCGATCCGCTCGGCGGCGCCTACTTTCTCGAGCGACTGACGGACCAGATGGAAGAGCAGGCGATGGGCTACATCCGGAAGATCGACGAGATGGGAGGGATCGTCCGGGCGATCGATTCGGGATATCCGCAGCGGGAGATCGCGGACGCGGCCTACCGGTACCAGATCATGGACGACCGCGGCCGGAAGGTCGTGGTCGGCGTCAACAAGTACGTCATGGCCGACGAGAAGCCGGTCGAGTTCCTCAAGCTCGACGAGGCCATCGAGCGCGAGCAGGTCGAGAGCGTCAGGGCCACCAAGGCCTCGCGCGACACGGCCAGGGTCGAGAAGCGCCTCAAGCAGCTGGCCGACGCGTGTCGGGGCGGCCGGAACGTCATGCCCGTGCTGGTGGACGCCGTCAAAGACTACGTCTCGCTCGGCGAGATCTCCGACGTCTACCGCCAGGTTTTTGGCCTCTACCGGGAACCGATCATCTTTTAG